A stretch of the Ornithodoros turicata isolate Travis chromosome 4, ASM3712646v1, whole genome shotgun sequence genome encodes the following:
- the LOC135392326 gene encoding histone H2A-like, whose product MLQSAGNAATYEARIIPHRLLRLAVVRWQFALNLSSKNLSSRAKAGSSWSKRKTRAIRGVLEFVLGHIDRVLPNTGFAGLLGAITRVYVIAVLEFLASEMLQSAGNAAAYETRVIPHGLPRLAVVCWQFVFKLSSNNLSSRTNAGTS is encoded by the coding sequence atgctccagtcggcgggcaacgccgcaaccTATGaggcgaggatcatcccccatcgtctcctccggctggccgttgtcCGCTGGCAGTTTGCCTTGAACCTCTCAAGCAAAAACTTATCAAGTCGTGCAAAAGCTGGCTCTAGCTGgtcaaagaggaagacccgggccatcagaggagtgctcgagttcgtcctcggtcATATTGATCGCGTCCTACCTAACACCGGTTTTGCCGGACTTCTGGGAGCAATCACCCGGGTTTACGTCATAGCTGTGCtagaattcctggcttctgaaatgctccagtcggcgggcaacgccgcagcctatgagacgagggTCATCCCCCATGGTCTCCCCAGGCTGGCCGTggtctgctggcagtttgtttttaagctctccagcaacaacttatcaagtcgtaCAAACGCTGGCACTAgctag
- the LOC135392327 gene encoding histone H2A-like, translated as MLQSAGNAATYEARIIPHRLLRLAVVRWQFALNLSSKNLSSRAKAGSSWSKRKTRAIRGVLEFVLGHIDRVLPNAGFAGLLGAITRVYVIAVLEFLASEMLQSAGNAAAYETRVIPHGLPRLAVVCWQFVFKLSSNNLSSRTNAGTS; from the coding sequence atgctccagtcggcgggcaacgccgcaaccTATGaggcgaggatcatcccccatcgtctcctccggctggccgttgtcCGCTGGCAGTTTGCCTTGAACCTCTCAAGCAAAAACTTATCAAGTCGTGCAAAAGCTGGCTCTAGCTGgtcaaagaggaagacccgggccatcagaggagtgctcgagttcgtcctcggtcATATTGATCGCGTCCTACCTAACGCCGGTTTTGCCGGACTTCTGGGAGCAATCACCCGGGTTTACGTCATAGCTGTGCtagaattcctggcttctgaaatgctccagtcggcgggcaacgccgcagcctatgagacgagggTCATCCCCCATGGTCTCCCCAGGCTGGCCGTggtctgctggcagtttgtttttaagctctccagcaacaacttatcaagtcgtaCAAACGCTGGCACTAgctag